From Coturnix japonica isolate 7356 chromosome 1, Coturnix japonica 2.1, whole genome shotgun sequence, the proteins below share one genomic window:
- the RPS16 gene encoding 40S ribosomal protein S16, whose translation MPAKGPLQSVQVFGRKKTATAVAHCKRGNGLIKVNGRPLEMIEPRTLQYKLLEPVLLLGKERFAGVDIRVRVKGGGHVAQIYAIRQAISKALVAYYQKYVDEASKKEIKDILIQYDRTLLVADPRRCESKKFGGPGARARYQKSYR comes from the exons ATGCCGGCCAAGGGTCCCCTGCAGAGCGTCCAGGTCTTCGGACGGAAG AAAACAGCGACTGCTGTTGCCCACTGCAAAAGAGGAAACGGCCTCATTAAAGTGAATGGAAGACCTCTGGAAATGATCGAGCCTAGGACTTTGCAGTATAAA ctgCTTGAACCTGTTCtcctgctggggaaggagagatTTGCTGGTGTTGACATCAGAGTCCGTGTGAAAGGTGGTGGCCATGTAGCGCAAATCTACG ctatCCGTCAAGCTATTTCCAAAGCATTGGTGGCTTACTATCAAAAAT ATGTTGACGAAGCTTCCAAAAAAGAGATCAAGGATATTCTAATCCAGTATGACAGGACCCTGCTGGTTGCAGATCCTCGCCGTTGTGAATCCAAGAAGTTTGGAGGACCTGGTGCTCGTGCGCGCTACCAGAAGTCTTACCGTTAA